The DNA sequence ttcaaATCTCAATACATGTTTTATACAATAATTGCATATAAACAACCATGTCAATTgcatttttatttcattatttattatatttttattgtttaatgaTTTCATTTATACAATTAAATGATGGTAATGATGAGTTCAAATCTTAAAATTGAATTCCATCAAATATTAATTGTATATACCTGTTACACTATTCATTTtatgttattaaattttattttactatttgttTAATGCAGAAAgttattaaacaaaaaattgttacaaacaTGCAAATTTGTTACTTTTGCACAAGAAATATACCTCATAgctaaacaaaatttattatattattatatgaatgttatcttattgctttattatcaaattaaagcatgtcctataaaacaaaattcaaatattCACATTTGACATGTATGACATTTATATAAGTCATACTCTTCTCTATAACTATCAACTTTTAAGGTATATTTTTCTACTTTGAACTCTTTTACTtttacaatatatattattcaatATACGTTGCGATTTTGtacatatttattttctcaatttatctTATTCATGTTAGACCTTCgctataaattataaatattcaaataacTAATTGCTTTGAGCGAAAAATTCATCAATAAGCTGTTGTGGGCAGGAAAAATTTCCAAGACAATTAACTATTATATCCTCGGATCATACAATCGATTCCGTCAATAGATAACCATCTCTAAACTTTTCAATTCACATACAATCAAATGCTAAAATTGTTCTTAAGCGAAAAATTATCCTCCATGCAACTATCTTGATTGAATAACTCTTATCActcaattattttttgaataagtgTCGATATAATAACCCGACTAAACTTAGGGGCTCACTATATCATTATTCAGTTATCTTTTAACCGAGTTATAAATCATTTTATATTCTAAGCTTAGCCTGAATCATATGATCGGCAGACAAAGTTTGGGGGTTGTGATCCGTCACCTTATAACTCGGTCTTTATTGTACattatgagttataactcggtaTTAACTATcattcattttttacttgtaaCCGACACCTTCATTACCGACTTAATGACcatcattttcattttaatGACCAAACGGTCATAATATGAATATCATTCATCAACTCTATGCCTATAAAAAACACTAATTTCTATATCTTAAGGGACAAAACAATATAACACATGATAACTTCTATTTCATgtcttacattctatattcatagaattatttaTTCTTATACCTCTTAAACACTTACTGACTTAAGTGTCGGAATATCTTTTGTAGGTACCTACCCCCTTATTCTCCCCTTGCCGACATATAACTCATCCCGACGAAAAATTTAAAGACATTTATCGACAGACAAACTATACACCGACCAAACTCAGCaaaaacaaatttatttttttaactctattttattaatttacatTGTTCACACATTATTTATTAGTTATCTATATTTATAGTGTTTTTAATTacctatattttttctattgttTTAACATCCGTTCCGTTGAAAATTGTATTTTATGACGTGAACAACAAAGTTGGCCACCATCAAGCTCTGCAGTTTAGAATGAACCACCACCCAATGAAAACTAGTTCGGTGCAAAATCATGCGAATCGAGGAGCAAATGATCGATACAATTTCGCGTTCCCAGGACAGGAGGTTCATTCAGAGAGGGGGCGTAAATCATTATTTTTCAAACCCAAACCACTATTTCCCCATTCACACCCATTTTGATATGGTAATCTATATATTCTTTTCCCATTAAGCATACACCACAATATAACATGGAATTTAACACACGTGTTACAACTCAATAGTGACAAGACAATGCTATGGGAAGTTCTTCAAGAAGCTCGACATGGACACTAGGAAATATTTACAACTTTACCTTGCATTATTTGTATGAACTATAAAGCAACATAAAAAGGAAATAGCAAAACCAAAGGCTACATGTTGATGATCACGTATGAGCTGGATCAACACCAACAGACTTGAGAGTTTCGATACGAGGCTTATAAGCATAAGCATCTCTGCGGATAGAATCAGGAATGAGTTCCTTATCAGGGTAGCTACGATCCTGCACGTGAGCCACTTTTCTGAAGAAGGAGCTCTTGAAGAAGTGGTCAGATTCCTCAGCAACGTGCTCAGGCTCCACCACCTCAGGGAGTGTCTCCCTCCTCTGCTTCTTCACACGCACCGTTGGAGAATTCCTCAGCTGCTGCCATGCTGTGTGCAGGCCTAGCCCTGTTGACAacgctatcatccctatcgccACATACACCGGAACGAAGTCCCCTTTTGGTGTCTTCCTATGCTGTTGCTTGTGTATGTATCCATAATCAGCCGAAGGAGCATGTGCCTTCATCTTCGGCACTGTTGACCTTGTGCTATATGCAGCCCCGCTTGCTCCTCTTAACAGTGCTATCCATTGACCCATCTGCACCCACCATGGAACACTAGAAATGCATTAGATATAAATACAAACGAGAATTCAGTTCAATTCCCTTAAAAGAGAAAAGACTATACCGTAGGCCTGAAAGCCATGATTGCTGATGGAATTGCGCTCAGAACTGAAAAGTAGTGGTAGTTGTATTGTTACTCCAAGGAAGTAATCCTCCTTTGCTTCGTGCCCTTCTCTATAAGCGGTTCCCTAGTGCCTTGCTTATATTTTCTGAGGCTGTAGGCGGTAGAGAAAGCAAGTTTACTTGCTGTCGGCATAGAGAGAAGCTTCCGGAGCCACGTAGCAGAATGTGGAGTCCTTGGTACACGTGTCACTCTCTGTAATAAACACGTTATCAATAGAAGCCTCCGGAATTGCCACGCACTGTTTTGTGggaataataactaataaacaAAGAAATAATCACTGTTATTGAGGGGTGATGTAAGTTAATCGGTTAATCCAGTCATCCAGCGACAGACTACTAGATACCAACCATCTTGGTTTCggttatatatttaaaaagaaaagaaagaaaattctagaaaataATTTCCTAAAGTTGTTCTTAATTGATAAGCTCTCCAGCCGATTACAGAGCTGACAGTTTCACATTCACACTATCATATGCTTTATGTTTGGGAATCttggaaaaaaaattgcaaGATGCGAAACTCTGCTGTACAGCTTGTACTCAATGCTTCTATAAAATGGGATCATATTGGGCTCTACAAATCCACTATTGGGCTGCCACTGCTATCATACTCATTTTTTTTGGGTTCGCTTTTTTCTTTCTCGAGTAAGGTAGTATTATCAGTTTATCCCAATATCACCACATCGCTTCTATTTTCCAGCGAATGTTCGGTCACCGGCGGCGGAAACTGTACCGAGAGTCGGCCCCTGGCTCCCAGCAGCAGACTTCGAACAACCTTGTCTCATTTCAAAACCCTGATG is a window from the Arachis stenosperma cultivar V10309 chromosome 3, arast.V10309.gnm1.PFL2, whole genome shotgun sequence genome containing:
- the LOC130967883 gene encoding uncharacterized protein LOC130967883, coding for MAFRPTMGQWIALLRGASGAAYSTRSTVPKMKAHAPSADYGYIHKQQHRKTPKGDFVPVYVAIGMIALSTGLGLHTAWQQLRNSPTVRVKKQRRETLPEVVEPEHVAEESDHFFKSSFFRKVAHVQDRSYPDKELIPDSIRRDAYAYKPRIETLKSVGVDPAHT